The Medicago truncatula cultivar Jemalong A17 chromosome 4, MtrunA17r5.0-ANR, whole genome shotgun sequence genome includes a region encoding these proteins:
- the LOC120580300 gene encoding EPIDERMAL PATTERNING FACTOR-like protein 8 — MAPPARSYHLHGLKLATIITVLFIFFFCMLFSKSGGSLVLERNDSLQDRKMVIGSKPPACLNKCMNCRPCIATLVVSQKRKSYKVLSRGDDNDTYYLLAWKCRCGNKVFQP, encoded by the exons ATGGCTCCACCTGCTAGATCCTATCATCTACATGGACTCAAACTTGCAACAATAATCACTGTgcttttcatctttttcttctgcATGCTATTTTCCAAATCAG GTGGATCATTGGTGTTGGAGAGAAATGATAGCTTGCAAGACAGAAAAATGGTGATAGGGTCAAAGCCTCCTGCTTGTTTAAATAAGTGCATGAATTGTAGGCCTTGTATAGCAACTTTGGTTGTTTCACAAAAACGAAAGAGTTACAAAGTGTTATCTCGTGGGGATGATAATGATACTTATTACCTTCTAGCATGGAAATGTAGATGTGGGAATAAGGTGTTTCAACCTTAA